A window of Streptomyces sp. NBC_01224 genomic DNA:
TTGCCCGCCGGGGCCTTTGCTGTCGCGCTACGGCCCCGAGTGGCCCGCACCTCATGCGGGTCGTGTCTCTGCGGCAGAGAGCACGGTCCGCACCGTCATAGGGTGGGCCTGCATCGTCGGTGGCCGTTGGTCCGGCCACCGTTTTGCATGACAAGTTCATGGCAATTTCGGAGATTTCAGGGCGAATCTTTTCCATGCGGCCCATACGTCCGCTGCTCGCCGCGACCGGCCTCGTCGCGGCGCTCGCGCTGACGGCCACGGCCGGTTCGAAGGGCGGCTGGTACCGCAATGTCGTGTTCGTGCCCGCGTACAACGACAAGGCCAAGTCCGCCGCCGCGCTGGAGAACGCGCAGCCGCAGGAGATCGCCCCGTACGGCGCGTACTGGGCCGACTGGGCCACGACGTCCGGTGAATGGCTCGCCGATGGCGGTCCCACCGGGGGCGAAGGCGCCCCCTATGACTACGCGGTACTGCGCGTGAAGCCGGAGAAGGGCAGCAAGTCCCTGGAGGAGACCGTGGGCAATGCCCTGCCGGTCAACTTCGATGCCCCCGAGATCTCGACGATCAGCGCGATGGGCGCCTGGGGTTACCCCGCCGCCCCACCGTACAACGGCCTGATCATGCACAAGTGCGTCGACCGCCCCGGCCGGCTCTCCGTCAGCCCGAGCACTCCGACCATGTACCGCATCGGCTGCACCATGACCGGCGGCTCTTCCGCCGGCGGGTGGTTCAGCGAAGGCAGTGCCGGCAAGCTCGCACTGGTCTCCAACACCTCCATCGGCCCGGTGACTTCGGGCTGGCTCGCCAGCCCCCACCTGGGCAAGGGAGCACAGGACGTCTTCACCGCGATGAGCGAGAAGTTCGGCAGCCAGTAGCAGCCGCGCGTACGCCCGAAGGCCCGCTCCCGACGAGGGAGCGGGCCTTCGGTCCGTTCTGAGCCGTACCGCGCTGCGGTCAGTGCGCCACGGGGACGAACGAGGAGAGGGCGGCTGCCAGTTCCTCATGGACCCGCGCCTTGAGGAGGGTGCCCTCCGACGTGTGCTCCTCGGAGATCACCTCGCCCTCGGCGTGCACCCTGGAGACGAGTCCGCCCTGGGTGTACGGGACGAGCGCCTCGACCTCGACCGAGGGCCGAGGCAGTTCGGTGTCGATGAGTGCGAGCAGCTCGGCGATACCGGCGCCGGTACGCGCCGAGACGGCGATCGCATGCTTCTCGATTCGCAGCAGCCTCTGCAGCACCAGCGGATCGGCCGCATCCGCCTTGTTGATCACCACGACCTCGGGCACGTCCACCGCGCCCACTTCGCGGATCACCTCGCGCACCGCGGCGAGTTGTTCCTCCGGCACAGGGTGGGAGCCGTCCACCACATGCAGGATCAGATCGGATTCACCGACCTCCTCCATGGTGGAGCGGAACGCCTCGACGAGGTGGTGCGGCAGATGCCGTACGAACCCGACGGTGTCGGCCAGGGTGTAGATCCGGCCGCTCGGCGTCTCGGCCCGGCGTACGGTCGGGTCCAGGGTGGCGAACAGTGCGTTCTCCACCAGGACGCCCGCACCGGTCAGCCGGTTGAGCAACGAGGACTTGCCCGCGTTGGTGTAGCCGGCGATGGCGACCGACGGCACCTTGTTGCGCTTGCGCTCCTGGCGTTTGATCTCGCGGCCGGTCTTCATCTCCGCGATTTCCCGGCGCATCTTCGCCATCTTCTCGCGGATCCGACGTCGGTCCGTCTCGATCTTGGTCTCACCGGGACCGCGGGTTGCCATGCCGCCACCGCCGCTGGAACCGCCGCCGCCCATCTGACGGGAGAGCGACTGACCCCAGCCACGAAGCCGGGGCAGCATGTACTGCATCTGTGCCAGCGAGACCTGCGCCTTGCCCTCTCGGGACTTGGCGTGCTGGGCGAAGATGTCGAGGATCAGAGCGGTCCGGTCGACCACCTTGACCTTGACGACGTCTTCCAGATGGATCAGCTGGCCGGGGCTGAGCTCACCGTCGCAGACGACGGTGTCGGCCCCTGATTCGAGGACGATGTCGCGCAGCTCCAGCGCCTTGCCCGAGCCGATGTAGGTGGCCGGGTCGGGCTTGTCGCGGCGCTGGAAGACGGCGTCGAGCACCATGGCGCCTGCAGTCTCCGCAAGTGCGGCCAGCTCCGCGAGGGAATTCTCCGCGTCCTGCACGGTCCCCGAGGTCCAGACACCGACCAGCACCACACGCTCCAGGCGCAGCTGTCGGTACTCGACCTCGGTGACGTCCTCGAGCTCGGTCGAGAGTCCTGCCACACGCCGCAGTGCTGCGCGCTCGGAGCGGTCGAACTGCTCGCCGTCCCGCTCTCCGTCGATCTCGTGGCTCCAGGCGACGTCCTCTTCCATCAGGGCGTCGGCCCGAAGGCTCTCCGTGAGGCTCTCGGTGACATTCTCCGTAGCGCTCTGCGCGTCCTGCGCGTCCTGGGGGAGGGAAGAAGAGGAGGTCATTGGATCCTTACGTCGATGGAAGTCCGTTACATCAGTCACAACGCGTGACCTCTCCCGATGATTCCCGCTGTCGGGAATCCGGTCCGGCCGCCGCGGCGACCCGTCGATAGTGGCATGGTCCGCCGGGCCCGTCACCCGGGTTTATCGCTGTCCGTCGGGCTTGGCACTGTGCCAGTCCGGGTGCCCCGGCATCGGTGGGGTCTTCTCGCCGTACAGCCAGCCGTCGAAGAACGAGGTCAGGTCGCGGCCCGCGGTCTGTGACGCCAGCCGGACGAAGTCCGCGGTGGCGGCGTTGGAGTCCCGGTGCTTCTTCACCCAGCTCCGCTCCAGCCGGTCGAATGCGTTCTCGCCGATCTCCGTGCGCAGCGCGTAGAGGATCAGTGCGCTGCCGTCGTACACGACCGGCCGGAACAGGCTGAGCTTCTGTCCGGGCGCCGGAACCTCGGGGCGGGCCGGGGGGCCGCCCGCGGCCCGCCAGCCGTCGGACTTGATGTAGGCGTCGTGCATCCGGCTTTCCAGTGGCTTGTCGGCGTGCTCCTCGGCGTAGCGGGCCTCGTACCAGCTGGCATGTCCCTCGTTGAGCCACAGATCGGACCATGCCTGTGGGGAGACGCTGTCACCGAACCATTGGTGGGCGAGCTCGTGCACCATGATCGATTCGACATACCACTTGGGGTAGGCGGTCTGGGTGAACAGGGACCGTTCGAAGAGCGAGAGTGTCTGGGTCTCCAGCTCGAAGCCGGTGTCAGTGGCGGCGACCAGCAGTCCGTATGTCTCGAAGGGGTAGGGGCCGACCTGCTGTTCCATCCATTCCAGCTGACCCGGTGTCTTGCTGAGCCAGGGTTCCAGCAGCTTGCGGTCGGCGCTCGGCACCACGTCGCGCACCGGCAGTCCGTGCGGCCCGGTCCGTTTCAGGACGGTGGAACGGCCGATGGTGACCTGGGCCAGTTCAGTGGCCATGGGGTGTTCGGTCCGATAGGTCCAGGTGGTCTCGGCACCGTTGCGGGCCGTGCCTGCGGGCAGGCCGTTGGCGACCACCGTGAGGTCCTTGGGTGCGGTGATCCGGAAAGTGAAGTACGCCTTGTCGGCGGGGTGGTCGTTGCTCGGGAAGACCCGGTGCGCGGCGTCGGCCTGATTGGCCATGGCCAGACCATCGGCGGTGCGCAGCCAGCCGCCGCTGTCCTGGCTGCCGTTCGGGTCGCTGGTGTGCCGGACGGTGATGTGCAGCGGCGCTCCGGCCGGGAGCCGGCCGGGGGGCTGGATGACCAAGTCCTCGTCCACCGCGGCGAAGTCGGCGCGCACACCGTTGATTTCGACCGTACGGACAGTGCCCTGGGCGAAGTCGAGGTTGATCCGGTCCAGCGGCTCGGTGGTCCGCGCTTCGATCGTGGTAACGGCGTCCAGCGGCTTGCTGTTGCTGCCGTGGTAGGTCAGTCCGATGTCGTACGAGAGGACGTCGTACCCGGGATTGCCGAGGCGCGGGAAGAGTGGATCACCGATTCCGAGCGGCACGGGTGAGGGGAGGGCGGCGGCAACGAGGGCGGCCGATGCGGTGGCCAGCAGAGCGGCCCGCAGACGGCGGGAGATGATCGGCATGGACTACCGCTACCAGCGACTCCCACCCGGGCAGGCGCGGCACGCGCCACGCCACTCGAACGAGATCGCTGTGGCAGATGGCGCTGCGCGGCGGGGTCAGGCAGTGGCGGCGGGGTGCTGGGCGCGGCTCACGTCGTACACCCCGGGTACGTCACGCATCGCGCGCATCAGCGCCGGCAGTCCGGCGGCATCGGGGAGCTGCAATGTGTAGGTGTGCCGGACGCGCTGTTCGCTGGGCGGTTCGACGGTGGCGGAGATGATCGCCGCGTCCGCTGTCGCGATCGCCTCGGTGAGATCGGCGAGCAGCCGGGGCCGTCCGAAGGACTCGGCAACCAGGGTGACCCGGCACCCGGCCGCGTCGCCCCAGCTCACCGAGACCGGCGCCCGGCCGGCGGACTGCATCCGGGCCGCCGCGGGGCACTCCAGCCGGTGCACGGTGACGGCGCCGCCGTGCACGACGAATCCGGTGACGGCGTCGGGTGGTACGGGGGTGCAGCAGCCCGCGAGTCGTACGGTGGCATCCGGCCGGTCCACCACAGCACTTGCGGTGCGGCTCGCGGACCTGGCGTGCCCGGGGTCGGTGTTTTCCTGGGGCTGTGGTTCGGGCCTGGGCTCCGCGGGCCTGATGCTGTGCGGGCCCTGGGCATCCTCGGGGTGCGCGTCCAGCCAGCCGGTGATGGCGATACGGGCGGCTGGGGTTCGGGCGTGGTCGAGCCAGTCGGGCGAGGGGCCGGAGGCGGCGTCCTCGGCGAGCAGCAGCTGCACGGTGTCGCCGTCGCTCAATACGGTGCCGAGGGTGGCCAGCCGGCCGTTGACCCGGGCGCCGATGCAGCTGTGCGCCTCGTCCCCGTACTGCGCGTAGGCGGCGTCGACGCAGCTGGCTCCGGCGGGCAGTCCGAGCGTGCCGCCATCGGTACGGAAGACCGTGATCTCCCGGTCCTGGGCGAGGTCCGCGCGGAGTGTGGTCCAGAAGGTGTCGGGGTCCGGGGCGGACTGCTGCCATTCCAGAAGCCTGGAGAGCCAGCCGGGCCGGGTCGGGTCGGCGCGCTCCCCGTCCGCGGGTTCGGCGGACTGCGGCGCGGAGCCGCTGTCCGCGGCGTACGGATTACCGAGGGCGATGACGCCCGCTTCGGCGACCTTGTGCATCCGGTGCGTACGGATGAGGACTTCGGCGACCGCCCCGTCGGGGCCAACGACCGCGGTGTGCAGTGACTGGTACAGGTTGAATTTGGGGGCGGCGATGAAGTCCTTGAACTCGGAGATCACCGGGGTGAAACAGGTGTGCAGTTCACCGAGCACGGCATAGCAGTCGGCGTCCTCGCCGACGAGAACCAGCAGCCGGCCGAAGTCGGTGCCGCGCAGTTCGCCGCGTTTGATCCTGACGCGGTGTACGGAGACGTAGTGGCGCGGCCTGATGAGGACTTCTGCGGGGATGCCGGCCTCCCGCAGCACCGCTGCGACATTCTCGGCGATGGCGGCGAGCGGGTCCTGGGTGGCCGCGGCGCCGGAGGCGTCCGGTTGCGCCGACGCGGCGGCGATCAGTGCGCGGGTGTGTTCGTACTCCTCGGGGCGGAGGATCGCGAAGACGAGGTCCTCCAGCTCGGTCTTGAGGGCCTGTACGCCGAGCCGCTCGGCCAGTGGGATCAGCACGTCGCGGGTGACCTTGGCGATCCTGGCCTGTTTCTCGGGACGCATCACGCCCAGGGTCCGCATGTTGTGCAGCCGGTCGGCGAGCTTGATCGACATCACCCGGACGTCGTCCCCGGTGGCGACCAGCATCTTGCGGAAGGTCTCGGGTTCGGCCGCCGCTCCGTAGTCGACCTTTTCGAGTTTGGTGACGCCGTCGACGAGGTAGCAGACCTCCTTGCCGAATTGTTCCCGCACCTGATCGAGGGTCACTTCGGTGTCCTCGACGGTGTCGTGGAGCAGTGAGGCCGTGAGTGTCGTGGTCTCGGCGCCGAGCTCGGCGAGGATCAGCGTGACGGCGAGCGGGTGCGTGATGTACGGCTCGCCGCTCTTGCGCATCTGTCCGCGGTGCGAGGACTCCGCGAGTACGTAGGCCCTGTGCAGGATGGAGAGGTCGGCATCCGGGTAGTGCGCGCGGTGGGCCTCGGCGACATGGCCGATCGCGTCGGGCAGCCGGTCGCGGGAGACAGGGCCGAGCAGCGCGACGCGGCCGAGCCTGCGGAGATCGATCCGGGGACGGCTCCGCCTGCGGATGGGAGCACCTGAGTTGGTGGCCTCTGCACTCATGGGGCACCTCCGGCAACGTCGACCGGCGGTGGGGAGGTGCGGACGCGCCTCCGGGCCGGTGCTTGATGCTACCGAGCCCACCACGTGGCGGAGTCCGGCTCTCGCTCAGCGTGAAACGGATCACCCATTCGAGCGAAGCTCTAGCCGATCGCCGTTTCGAGCCAGGCGGAGTCGATCAAGCCCTCGGCGACGATCACGGCGGCTCCGGTCATCTCGATCTCGCCGTCCGGCCGCTCGGTGATCACGAGGGTGCCGCCGGGCAGATCCACCGTGTACGTGACCGGGGTGCCGGTCTCCGTGGGGTCGGCGCCGTCCCTGCGGGCCGCGGCGACGGCGACGGCGCAGGCGCCCGTGCCACAGGAGCGAGTCTCGCCCGAACCGCGCTCATGGACCCGCATCGCGACATGACGCGGTCCGCGGTCCACGACGAATTCGATGTTGACGCCGTCGGGGTAGACGGCCGCGGGACTGAACGGCGGTACGGAGAGCAGATCGCCGGCGTGCGCCAGATCATCGACGAAGGCAACCGCGTGCGGATTGCCCATGTTCACATTGCGGGCGTCCCAGCTGCGGCCCGCCAGGCTGACCGTGACGCCGTCCTCGGGAAGGAGCGCACGCCCCATGGAGACCGTGACGTCGCCGCCCTTGGCGATATGCACCTTCTTCACGCCACCCCGGGTCGCGACGGCGAGGTCGCCCTCCTCGACGTATCCGGCATGCTGCAGATAGCGGGCGAAGACCCGTACGCCGTTGCCACACATCTCGGCGATCGAACCGTCGGCGTTGCGATAGTCCATGAACCACTCGGCCTCGCCCGCCATGGCCCGCGCCTCCG
This region includes:
- a CDS encoding RelA/SpoT family protein, whose amino-acid sequence is MSAEATNSGAPIRRRSRPRIDLRRLGRVALLGPVSRDRLPDAIGHVAEAHRAHYPDADLSILHRAYVLAESSHRGQMRKSGEPYITHPLAVTLILAELGAETTTLTASLLHDTVEDTEVTLDQVREQFGKEVCYLVDGVTKLEKVDYGAAAEPETFRKMLVATGDDVRVMSIKLADRLHNMRTLGVMRPEKQARIAKVTRDVLIPLAERLGVQALKTELEDLVFAILRPEEYEHTRALIAAASAQPDASGAAATQDPLAAIAENVAAVLREAGIPAEVLIRPRHYVSVHRVRIKRGELRGTDFGRLLVLVGEDADCYAVLGELHTCFTPVISEFKDFIAAPKFNLYQSLHTAVVGPDGAVAEVLIRTHRMHKVAEAGVIALGNPYAADSGSAPQSAEPADGERADPTRPGWLSRLLEWQQSAPDPDTFWTTLRADLAQDREITVFRTDGGTLGLPAGASCVDAAYAQYGDEAHSCIGARVNGRLATLGTVLSDGDTVQLLLAEDAASGPSPDWLDHARTPAARIAITGWLDAHPEDAQGPHSIRPAEPRPEPQPQENTDPGHARSASRTASAVVDRPDATVRLAGCCTPVPPDAVTGFVVHGGAVTVHRLECPAAARMQSAGRAPVSVSWGDAAGCRVTLVAESFGRPRLLADLTEAIATADAAIISATVEPPSEQRVRHTYTLQLPDAAGLPALMRAMRDVPGVYDVSRAQHPAATA
- the dapF gene encoding diaminopimelate epimerase: MSTSQIAFLKGHGTENDFVIVPDPDNAVDLPASVVARLCDRRAGIGGDGVLHAVRSAAHPEARAMAGEAEWFMDYRNADGSIAEMCGNGVRVFARYLQHAGYVEEGDLAVATRGGVKKVHIAKGGDVTVSMGRALLPEDGVTVSLAGRSWDARNVNMGNPHAVAFVDDLAHAGDLLSVPPFSPAAVYPDGVNIEFVVDRGPRHVAMRVHERGSGETRSCGTGACAVAVAAARRDGADPTETGTPVTYTVDLPGGTLVITERPDGEIEMTGAAVIVAEGLIDSAWLETAIG
- a CDS encoding M1 family metallopeptidase, with translation MPIISRRLRAALLATASAALVAAALPSPVPLGIGDPLFPRLGNPGYDVLSYDIGLTYHGSNSKPLDAVTTIEARTTEPLDRINLDFAQGTVRTVEINGVRADFAAVDEDLVIQPPGRLPAGAPLHITVRHTSDPNGSQDSGGWLRTADGLAMANQADAAHRVFPSNDHPADKAYFTFRITAPKDLTVVANGLPAGTARNGAETTWTYRTEHPMATELAQVTIGRSTVLKRTGPHGLPVRDVVPSADRKLLEPWLSKTPGQLEWMEQQVGPYPFETYGLLVAATDTGFELETQTLSLFERSLFTQTAYPKWYVESIMVHELAHQWFGDSVSPQAWSDLWLNEGHASWYEARYAEEHADKPLESRMHDAYIKSDGWRAAGGPPARPEVPAPGQKLSLFRPVVYDGSALILYALRTEIGENAFDRLERSWVKKHRDSNAATADFVRLASQTAGRDLTSFFDGWLYGEKTPPMPGHPDWHSAKPDGQR
- the hflX gene encoding GTPase HflX; this encodes MTSSSSLPQDAQDAQSATENVTESLTESLRADALMEEDVAWSHEIDGERDGEQFDRSERAALRRVAGLSTELEDVTEVEYRQLRLERVVLVGVWTSGTVQDAENSLAELAALAETAGAMVLDAVFQRRDKPDPATYIGSGKALELRDIVLESGADTVVCDGELSPGQLIHLEDVVKVKVVDRTALILDIFAQHAKSREGKAQVSLAQMQYMLPRLRGWGQSLSRQMGGGGSSGGGGMATRGPGETKIETDRRRIREKMAKMRREIAEMKTGREIKRQERKRNKVPSVAIAGYTNAGKSSLLNRLTGAGVLVENALFATLDPTVRRAETPSGRIYTLADTVGFVRHLPHHLVEAFRSTMEEVGESDLILHVVDGSHPVPEEQLAAVREVIREVGAVDVPEVVVINKADAADPLVLQRLLRIEKHAIAVSARTGAGIAELLALIDTELPRPSVEVEALVPYTQGGLVSRVHAEGEVISEEHTSEGTLLKARVHEELAAALSSFVPVAH